The genomic interval TACGATTTTATAAAGAACCGTGCCAATCTCTTTTATATCTGGAAGATCAAGCACGATCGCTGTCAATTACTTTTATTTAGTATCTTTGGCATGCTAGGCGTACAATATACATATTTCGCCGCCATTCAACACGGTAATGCAGCCACAGCGACGATTTTACAGTATCTCATGCCAGTCATCGTCGCATGCTATTTAGCCCTCCGTTATAAAAAGCCGCCCAATAAATTAGAACAGATTTCGATCTTTTTGGCGATGCTCGGTACATTCTTACTCGTAACCAAAGGCGATTTTCGTAACCTCGCGATCTCCCCACTCGCATTATTTTGGGGTATTGCCTCAGCTTTTTGCGCTGCTTTCTATACATTACAACCTAAATATCTGCTCAGCCATTGGCGTTCACCGCTTGTCATTGGTTGGGGAATGCTCACGGGCGGAATCATTATGAGTCCAATCAATCCGCCTTGGAAATTCAGCGGTATTTGGGATATCGACACCTTCTTCGTTATATGTTTCATCATCTTGTTTGGCACCGTTATCGCTTTCTACTCCTATTTAGAAAGTATTAAATACATCCTGCCGACAGAAACTAGTACACTTGCATCCATGGAGCCACTTTCAGCTGTTCTTCTTTCCATCTATTGTCTTCATACACCTTTTGGGTGGATTGATTATATCGGTGGATTATCCATAATGGCAACCGTATTTCTCTTAGCTAAAAAACAATAAAAAACTACTTGCTCAAACGAGCAAGTAGTTTTTTATTGCATATGCGACACCATGTTCATCGTTTGTCTTTGTAACATAGCTTGCCGCTTCTTTTACTTCTGGCTCAGCATTTTCCATAGCAAAAGAGTATCCGGCCATCCGCATCATGCTAATATCATTATGATGATCACCAAACACCGCAATCCGCTCGGGTTTAATCTGATACTTTTCAGCCAAGATTCTTACCGCCGCTCCCTTATTTACAGCTTTATCGGTAATATCCAGCCCATTTTTTTCAGATATCACAAACGTGTTTTTCCCACTCGGATTGTAACGTTGCTTTAGCTTAGCCACTTGCTGATCAGAAAGTTTCCAAATGAACATTTTTAACACTTGTTCCGTCGGCAAATCCTCAACTTTTTCCATCGTACAAATTGATATTTTAAAATCTTTCGGCACTTTTTCATTATAATGATGAAAAATATTTACCCGCTCACTGTTTGCCGCACAAAACATATGATCACACACACTAGCCGTGAAATCATATCCGTTGTCGAAACAATAGCATATCATCTTTTCCACAAATCTCTTTTCCATATATTTATGATATAAAATTTCATTTGTCATCGGGCTTCGCACCAAAGCACCATTACAGGCAATAATCGGCTCTTCAATTCCAATCTGAGCCGATAAAGCTTTTACATACACATCATTTCGCCCTGTCGCCAAAACAATCTTTACACCATGTTTTTTTAGCTCTTGCAAGGCCTGCATATTTTCAAAGCTGATTTCTCCTTTAGAATTTAGCAGTGTACCATCAAGATCACATACACAACAATCTATTTTCATCTTATCGACTCCATTGATTTCAAACTTATTTTACATCATCTTTTACATGAACTCTGCTTGGCAAACTGCTTAAAAAATAACAAATCTCGGCATCCGGCACCTCAAGCAATAGCTTCATTCCTTCATTGCCTACAACCCTCTGCAAATACAAAAATTCATCCTGTCTTTCCTTTTGAATCTGCTGACTCCAATCCGGTGTTTGCAACGCTTGCTTCGAATGAACCCGATCAAACATACACGCCGCATGTAAATAAATACGAATCATTGCATCTTGTGTAATTGCCTCATCAAAAAAGTACTCCGCTATTTTTTCAACCAAGTTTTTACAACATACAGCAACTTTTTTCACAGACAAACTTTTGACAAACTTACTCAATTGCCCCGCTAACACTTCATAAACATCCGTTATCACAGGTCTCTCTTCAATTGGTAATTCTCCCTCTAGGATGTCAAGCTGCAACAAATTCTCGACACGTTTCAATCCTTCTTTAGAGAATAATTCACTGACATGAACAAATGGGACGTGTTTCACTTTTGGCTCAATACTCCCAATGATCAGATGCAGTTTATCCCCTAAATTCCCCTGAATTTCCTCGACATCTTGCATCGCTCCAGCTGTAATAAAGTGCATTCCTTTCATACTCGGCACATGATTTCGTAGAATTTCCTTAATCTGCTCTGCTACCCCTTCACCGCTTGCACAGGTAATCAGAATCGTCCCTTTTAGTTCCGCCACAGAATTGGTAGGATACCTTCTTTGCCGTAATGTCATCGTATACTCATCATACGCTTCATAAATATGCGCAACGGCCTGCTCCAAAGTCTCATCCGTCGTCAATACACGACGACCAGCCTCCAGTACCAATGCAGTTGTTACATTTGGGATGATTTTAACCGGCACTTTAGTTTCTTTCACCAGCATATTTTCCATTGTAACTAAAAAGCCCATATCTACAAGTACAATCACACCACTGCCTTGATTACGCTTGATAATCACCTCTTGCAGTTCTTCTACCGTTTGTGCGTTGCTTCTATTGAGCGGGATATCATATGCTTTCACATGATCGGTTCCTAATAAATTATTTGCAACTTCCGCCATGCTTTGCGCGGTTCCCCGTCCATGCGCGGCAATAATCATTCCAATTCTCGGCTTTAGCGGTTCTTCACAGCCATGAATTAAAAACATCGCAATAAACCCAAGCTCATCCGGCGATATATCTGTCTGCAGTTTGGCAGATAACAAATCGATATGATCCAGTACTACCTGATATGCCGCTTCATGCTCTGCTTTAATCATTTTTAAATTCGGATTATAAATAATCCGCCCAGAAATCACGCGTTCTCTAAACTGTTGCAAGTGTAATGCCAGCGCAACCAAGGTTCTTCGACCATATTTTCTTTTCAACTTACTCGCGGCATCATTTAATAAAACATTGGCCGTTTCCCAAATATTCTGCTCTATGATGCTGACCGGCATATCGGCTGCATCAGCCTTTGCCAAAGATTGCGCAGCGGAGCCAAAATATTTTTCTAAATCTTTGCCGACTTTTTCTTCGATCTCTTCATCTGATATTTCCATTTTACGATAACTATTAATTTTTTTGTCCACATACTCGTATAAATCCCGATGCAAATCATAGTCGTTAACTGCTCCGTTGATCATCATTTCTCCATCGGGCTCAATCAAAATACCTTCTCTGAACAGCCGATTGATTGCATCATCAAGCACGGTTTGATTTCTTACCATAGAAAAAATCCGCTGTGGAATCGCATCAACATCCACGGTTAATTTATCATGCGCAGCCGCTAAACTCGATAAATAGCTTTTTGCACAACAAAGCTGCAGATCATTACGGAGTTCCCCAATATTTGCCGGACAATTATAGTGCGTAAAAGTCTCCAAGGCCTGTCCGGAAATAAAGATCGGTACCCCTAGGCGAATCGCTTCCTGACGAACAAAATGAACAATTAAACGAATCCTCTCGTTAATCGGTCGTTCATTAATTCTCGGCAACGTAATCTGCACAGGAATCCTCCGCCGAAATGTGAGTAAAAGAGAACTCGATATATCCTCAGAGGTAGCACCAATAATCATCAACTGTGCCTTCCGCTCTCCCCGCGTTTCTCCCAATCGGCGATAAACGCCTTTATCTACCAACATAAAAAGTAGTTCTTGTCCAGTCGAAGGCAAGCGATGAATTTCATCTAAAAATAAAATGCCACCTTTTGCGCGATCTACCACGCCTTCATGATCTTCATTCGCTCCTGTAAAAGCACCTTTTACATAACCAAACAATTGTGCCAGCAATAGCTGCGCATTATCTGCATAATCGGCACAACCAAACGTAATAAACGGAACCGACTCTTTCGTCGTCCACATTTCTGTTGCATACTTCCACATCGCTTCAGCCAGTAAATTCTTTCCGACTCCACTTTCACCGCAGATTAACGTATGCAAACCATTTGGCGGATATACAATCGCTGCTTTCGCCAATTCTATCTGTGCTTTTATACTGCCACCACTGCCAACAATACCTGAAAATGCAGTTGGTTGAACCGTATGCAAAGTTTTCTTTAAATTTTGAATTTTTAAATTGGGCTCTTTTTCAACTTTTTTATGCATATACGTACGCTCACGATTGCCAATCGCATAGTATAAAACCGGCCTAGTACCAGTTTTTTCGATATACCCCAATTTATATAATTTATTCAAATCGGCCGATGCATCGCTGCGATGGATATTCAACTCCAATGCCACTGTAGCCGCATTTACACCTTTTCTAGAAGCTTCGTCCGTACAGGACTCTACATATTCCATTACTCTATCAATTCTAGCCATTTCCTGTACTCCTTATTTATCCTTCGAAGTAAACCGCTATTTCTATCATAATTAATTCCTGCAATAAAAGCTAAATCCTTCTGCAACTCCATGCTAACGGCAATTCTTTGAACGTAAATTTATTCCATACGCTTTCGATATTTCCTCTAACTCTTGCACAATTTCGCTTGATAAACCAATTCCTTCTTTTCGCAGCCTTTTCTCTAGGTTTTGCTCACGTTCACCAGGAAGGTAAATTTCACTGACACCATCTATTTTATCTGTATTTTTTATCATCTGACAAAAACTTTCGATAC from Massilibacillus massiliensis carries:
- a CDS encoding DMT family transporter, coding for MTEVEQINCRKKGIVLVLLGAILWGASGVAAQYLFHYKHLSPEWLVVVRLLTSGLLLLLYDFIKNRANLFYIWKIKHDRCQLLLFSIFGMLGVQYTYFAAIQHGNAATATILQYLMPVIVACYLALRYKKPPNKLEQISIFLAMLGTFLLVTKGDFRNLAISPLALFWGIASAFCAAFYTLQPKYLLSHWRSPLVIGWGMLTGGIIMSPINPPWKFSGIWDIDTFFVICFIILFGTVIAFYSYLESIKYILPTETSTLASMEPLSAVLLSIYCLHTPFGWIDYIGGLSIMATVFLLAKKQ
- a CDS encoding Cof-type HAD-IIB family hydrolase, with protein sequence MKIDCCVCDLDGTLLNSKGEISFENMQALQELKKHGVKIVLATGRNDVYVKALSAQIGIEEPIIACNGALVRSPMTNEILYHKYMEKRFVEKMICYCFDNGYDFTASVCDHMFCAANSERVNIFHHYNEKVPKDFKISICTMEKVEDLPTEQVLKMFIWKLSDQQVAKLKQRYNPSGKNTFVISEKNGLDITDKAVNKGAAVRILAEKYQIKPERIAVFGDHHNDISMMRMAGYSFAMENAEPEVKEAASYVTKTNDEHGVAYAIKNYLLV
- a CDS encoding sigma-54-dependent transcriptional regulator; translation: MARIDRVMEYVESCTDEASRKGVNAATVALELNIHRSDASADLNKLYKLGYIEKTGTRPVLYYAIGNRERTYMHKKVEKEPNLKIQNLKKTLHTVQPTAFSGIVGSGGSIKAQIELAKAAIVYPPNGLHTLICGESGVGKNLLAEAMWKYATEMWTTKESVPFITFGCADYADNAQLLLAQLFGYVKGAFTGANEDHEGVVDRAKGGILFLDEIHRLPSTGQELLFMLVDKGVYRRLGETRGERKAQLMIIGATSEDISSSLLLTFRRRIPVQITLPRINERPINERIRLIVHFVRQEAIRLGVPIFISGQALETFTHYNCPANIGELRNDLQLCCAKSYLSSLAAAHDKLTVDVDAIPQRIFSMVRNQTVLDDAINRLFREGILIEPDGEMMINGAVNDYDLHRDLYEYVDKKINSYRKMEISDEEIEEKVGKDLEKYFGSAAQSLAKADAADMPVSIIEQNIWETANVLLNDAASKLKRKYGRRTLVALALHLQQFRERVISGRIIYNPNLKMIKAEHEAAYQVVLDHIDLLSAKLQTDISPDELGFIAMFLIHGCEEPLKPRIGMIIAAHGRGTAQSMAEVANNLLGTDHVKAYDIPLNRSNAQTVEELQEVIIKRNQGSGVIVLVDMGFLVTMENMLVKETKVPVKIIPNVTTALVLEAGRRVLTTDETLEQAVAHIYEAYDEYTMTLRQRRYPTNSVAELKGTILITCASGEGVAEQIKEILRNHVPSMKGMHFITAGAMQDVEEIQGNLGDKLHLIIGSIEPKVKHVPFVHVSELFSKEGLKRVENLLQLDILEGELPIEERPVITDVYEVLAGQLSKFVKSLSVKKVAVCCKNLVEKIAEYFFDEAITQDAMIRIYLHAACMFDRVHSKQALQTPDWSQQIQKERQDEFLYLQRVVGNEGMKLLLEVPDAEICYFLSSLPSRVHVKDDVK